One part of the Mya arenaria isolate MELC-2E11 chromosome 3, ASM2691426v1 genome encodes these proteins:
- the LOC128228977 gene encoding elongation factor-like GTPase 1, which produces MRTTTTEKLAELQGNPGNVRNICILAHVDHGKTTLADALVASNGIISQRMAGKLRYLDSREDEQIRGITMKSSAISLHFHNDTGEFLVNLIDSPGHVDFSSEVSTAVRLCDGAIVVVDVVEGVCPQTHAVLRQAWLENIRPILVLNKLDRLITELEMEPLQAFIHLQQILEQVNVVTSELFTADVMSLYSSDPTQTEGGTQQTHDWHEEADEQEHKNIYFSPDLGNVVFASAYDGWGFTIDQFADIYGKKLGMNVEGLQKTLWGDFFLNSKTKRIMKGAQLKGKKPLFVQFVLESIWSVYEAVLIRRDMEMTKKIQASLGLKMNVRDTRQNDTRVLLQAMMGQWLPISSAVLGKVVEKLPSPLEIAEEKIEKLMCNQARRFDSLPPQTQALKQDFLACSSSEEKPTIIFVSKMVPVDKTALPQNKQRPLTEAELERRREAARQRHAVRMEQRQAAEEGGAETQGKENGQADGQAVADWPANKPGVAEDLEGQVFVGFARVYSGRVRKGQKLYVLGPKHDPARALQKLTEARDLDATATVSDLSSDDHVTVATVTDLYMFMGRELEALESVPAGNVLGIAGLEDHILKSGTVSSTVACTAFTDLYFDASPILRVALEPTHPGEMGKLVSGLRLLNQADPCVQVLVQETGEHVIVTAGEVHLQKCLDDLQQRYAKIEITASSPIVPFRETIVPPPTMDMVNESIITQNSGNGNVIRKEFEDDEEVLERGLVRIYTPNKSCMVQIRALPLPPEVTDYLDENQLLIKTLDQYVSSKISDRHKADIQVGSKLKQSTKEAMKEFKEKLEKLFTEAGKQWKDFVEHIWAFGPKRVGPNILVNRVEEYDRLSIWDCLSNEKQKGKVFVRDYEYSVMSGFQLATLTGPLCDEPMRGVCFVMEKWEVAGNQPKMEKNTERIDKNERNSEICGENLEIKLSKVSLDTNSIESKSKETLSECNGSSKDSDTKSHENGLTNRSVSITSDKDETEEELVPSSKGQGQNLVQGHMSGQLISIVKEACLKSFQTQPQRLMAAMYKCNTQASTEVLGKLFAVIGKRHGRILQDEMREGSQMFNILASIPVVESFGFAEEIRKRTSGFASPQLVFSHWEVIDLDPFWVPTTEEEIMHYGEKADSENRARVYMNNVRERKGLKVDKKIVEHAEKQRTLTRNK; this is translated from the exons ATgagaacaacaacaactgaGAAGTTGGCCGAGCTGCAGGGTAACCCTGGCAACGTGCGAAATATTTGTATTCTGGCCCATGTTGATCATG GAAAGACAACTCTAGCTGATGCATTAGTAGCCAGCAATGGGATTATTTCCCAAAGAATGGCTGGAAAG CTGCGGTATCTGGACAGTCGGGAAGATGAACAGATCCGTGGCATTACCATGAAGTCAAGTGCCATCTCGCTACACTTTCATAAtg ATACTGGAGAGTTCCTTGTGAACCTGATTGACTCACCGGGCCATGTTGACTTCTCCAGTGAGGTCTCCACGGCCGTACGACTCTGTGACGGGGCCATTGTTGTTGTCGACGTTGTGGAGGGTGTCTGTCCCCAG ACCCATGCAGTGCTGCGCCAGGCGTGGTTGGAGAATATCCGTCCGATTCTCGTACTCAACAAACTCGACCGCCTCATCACAGAGCTTGAGATGGAGCCACTCCAGGCCTTCATACACCTACAGCAGATATTGGAACAG GTGAATGTTGTGACGAGTGAGCTATTTACGGCAGACGTGATGTCCTTATATTCTTCGGATCCCACTCAAACTGAGGGGGGCACTCAACAG ACACATGACTGGCACGAGGAAGCAGACGAACAAGAGCACAAGAACATTTACTTCTCCCCCGACCTCGGCAACGTCGTGTTTGCTTCCGCCTACGATGGATGGGGATTCAC GATTGACCAGTTTGCCGATATCTATGGCAAGAAGCTTGGTATGAATGTAGAAGGCCTGCAGAAAACATTGTGGGGCGACTTCTTCCTCAACAGCAAGACAAAGAGGATCATGAAGGGTGCCCAG TTAAAGGGGAAGAAACCACTGTTTGTCCAGTTTGTATTGGAGAGTATCTGGTCTGTGTACGAGGCTGTGTTAATACGGCGTGATATGGAAATGACAAAAAAGATACAGGCATCCCTTGGGCTGAAGATGAATGTACGGGACACGCGGCAGAACGACACCCGTGTCCTGCTGCAGGCCATGATGGGGCAGTGGCTTCCTATCTCAAGTGCTGTGCTGG GTAAGGTTGTGGAGAAGCTGCCATCGCCCCTGGAGATTGCAGAAGAGAAGATTGAAAAGTTAATGTGCAACCAGGCCCGACGCTTCGACTCCCTTCCTCCACAGACACAGGCTCTCAAACAGG ATTTCCTGGCGTGCAGCTCATCTGAAGAGAAGCCTACAATCATATTTGTGTCGAAAATGGTTCCAGTGGACAAGACTGCACTTCCTCAAAATAAACAGAG GCCACTCACAGAGGCGGAGCTAGAGAGGCGACGTGAGGCAGCCAGACAGAGGCATGCGGTCAGGATGGAGCAGAGGCAGGCCGCGGAGGAGGGTGGAGCCGAGACACAGGGGAAGGAGAATGGACAGGCAGATGGGCAAGCTGTGGCAG ACTGGCCAGCTAATAAACCCGGTGTGGCTGAGGACCTGGAGGGGCAAGTGTTTGTTGGTTTTGCCCGGGTGTATAGTGGGAGGGTACGTAAGGGACAGAAGCTCTACGTCCTCGGCCCAAAACATGACCCCGCTCGTGCTCTACAAAAG CTGACAGAAGCCAGGGACCTTGATGCCACGGCAACTGTTTCAGACCTGTCAAGTGATGATCATGTGACTGTTGCCACGGTGACAGACCTCTACATGTTCATGGGCAGAGAACTGGAGGCCCTGGAGAGTGTTCCCGCTGGAAATGTGCTGG gcATAGCAGGTTTGGAGGACCATATTCTCAAGTCTGGGACAGTGTCGAGCACTGTGGCATGTACAGCATTCACTGACTTGTACTTCGACGCCTCACCAATCCTCAGAGTGGCTCTAGAACCAACACACCCAG GTGAGATGGGTAAACTGGTTTCTGGCCTGCGACTGTTGAACCAGGCAGACCCGTGTGTCCAAGTTCTCGTGCAAGAAACCGGAGAGCATGTGATCGTCACCGCTGGGGAGGTCCATCTCCAGAAATGTCTGGACGATCTCCAACAGAG GTATGCAAAGATAGAGATCACAGCCTCATCCCCTATTGTTCCTTTCCGGGAGACGATTGTTCCCCCACCCACAATGGACATGGTGAACGAAAGCATTATCACCCAAAATTCAGGGAACGGTAACGTCATTCGGAAGGAGTTTGAAGATGACGAGGAAGTGCTTGAACGTGGTCTGGTCAGAATTTACACGCCCAATAAAAGCTGCATGGTCCAGATAAGAGCCCTTCCCCTCCCACCTGAGGTTACAGACTACCTTGATGAAAATCAGCTTCTGATTAAAACACTTGATCAGTATGTGTCGAGTAAGATTTCGGATAGGCATAAGGCTGATATTCAGGTGGGGTCAAAGTTGAAGCAGTCAACAAAGGAGGCAATGAAGGAATTTAAGGAGAAACTCGAAAAGTTATTCACTGAAGCTGGGAAGCAGTGGAAAGATTTTGTCGAACATATTTGGGCATTTGGCCCAAAAAGGGTTGGGCCAAATATTTTGGTGAATAGAGTTGAAGAATATGATAGATTGTCAATATGGGACTGCTTGTCTAATGAAAAGCAGAAGGGAAAAGTGTTTGTGCGTGACTATGAATACAGTGTGATGTCAGGTTTCCAGCTGGCTACATTGACTGGTCCACTATGTGATGAACCGATGAGAGGTGTGTGTTTTGTGATGGAAAAATGGGAGGTTGCGGGTAACCAGCCTAAGATGGAAAAGAATACAGAGAGAATAGacaaaaatgaaagaaacagtgaaatatgtGGTGAAAACCTAGAAATTAAGTTATCAAAAGTCAGTTTAGACACAAATTCCATTGAGTCAAAATCAAAAGAGACTTTATCTGAATGTAATGGTTCCTCAAAAGATTCTGACACTAAATCTCATGAAAATGGATTAACTAACAGAAGTGTAAGCATAACAAGTGACAAAGATGAAACCGAGGAAGAACTGGTGCCCAGctccaaaggtcaaggtcagaatCTTGTCCAAGGTCACATGTCAGGTCAGCTAATTTCCATAGTAAAGGAGGCGTGTCTGAAGTCATTCCAGACCCAACCACAGCGGCTAATGGCTGCCATGTACAAGTGTAACACACAGGCTTCCACTGAGGTCCTGG GCAAGTTGTTTGCAGTGATCGGGAAGCGTCATGGGCGTATATTGCAGGACGAGATGCGTGAAGGCTCGCAGATGTTCAACATTCTTGCCTCCATTCCCGTCGTGGAGAGCTTCGGGTTCGCAGAGGAGATTCGTAAACGCACCAGTGGCTTCGCCAGTCCCCAGCTTGTTTTCAGTCACTGGGAG GTGATTGATTTAGATCCATTCTGGGTGCCCACGACTGAGGAGGAGATCATGCACTATGGGGAGAAGGCCGACTCAGAAAACCGCGCCCGGGTGTACATGAACAACGTGCGGGAACGCAAAGGACTCAAGGTCgataagaaaattgttgaacACGCAGAAAAACAGAGAACGCTTACCAGGAATAAATAA